AAGGATATTCTTGTCGGGTTCGCGATGTGCCAACTGCGGCATGATTATGTAGAAGGAACAAAAAGCAGCCCGGTCGGCTATTTGGAAGGTGTTTTTGTGCTTGAAAATTATCGGAATAAAGGTATTGCTACAAAATTGCTTCAACATTGCGAACAGTGGTCCAAAGAAAATGGCTGCATTGAATTTGCCAGCGACTGCGAAATCGCAAATGCGGATAGTTATGCTTTTCATATTAAATATGGGTTTCAAGAGGTAAATCGTATCATTTGTTTTAAAAAGGCAATTAATACGGCATAGGACTGAAAATAACCCAAATAAACTTATAAAAACATAAACAACTACGGCTTTTATCGCTTCGCTAAAAAAAGTTAGCCATTTGAGGCGATAGAACGGATTAAATGTTAAAAAAGCCCAAAAAATTTTATCACTTTCGCAATTTATTAGATAAAAGCATATACTAATTTAATTGACGAATAATAACAGATATTGATATAATTAATCTATCTTTATAGACTGTTAAATAGAAAAAAATTTTCCTTTGGGGGAGATAACAGAACATGAAAAAGATTATAACTTTTTTAATTGCCTTAGCTTTAGGAATGTCTTGTATGGCGGTCACGGGATGCGGACCAAAAGCCGATTTTAAAATAGGCATAGTGCAATTAGTTGACCATGTGGCGTTGGACGCGGCTAATAAAGGTTTTAGGGAAGAGCTGGAAGCTCTACTAAAAAAAGAAGGTAAAACCGTTGAGTTTATTAACAAATCGGCTTC
The Clostridiales bacterium genome window above contains:
- a CDS encoding GNAT family N-acetyltransferase; the encoded protein is MIRKAEISDLIAITQLAILLWPDNEFDDLKKEIEKTLLDKDAVVFLCFDKDILVGFAMCQLRHDYVEGTKSSPVGYLEGVFVLENYRNKGIATKLLQHCEQWSKENGCIEFASDCEIANADSYAFHIKYGFQEVNRIICFKKAINTA